Proteins from one Hyperolius riggenbachi isolate aHypRig1 chromosome 2, aHypRig1.pri, whole genome shotgun sequence genomic window:
- the LOC137546535 gene encoding zinc finger protein 706-like, with translation MARGQQKIQAQQKNAKKQAEKKKHGSDQKAAAKAALVFTCPVCRTQMPDPKTFKQHFESKHPKSPMPPELADVQA, from the exons ATGGCTCGTGGGCAGCAGAAGATACAGGCCCAACAAAAGAATGCCAAAAAGCAAGCTGAGAAGAAGAAACATGGGAGTGACCAgaaagctgcagctaaagcagctTTAGTATTCACCTGTCCAGTGTGCagg ACCCAGATGCCTGACCCCAAAACATTTAAGCAGCACTTTGAAAGCAAACATCCTAAATCTCCAATGCCTCCAGAACTAGCAGATGTCCAGGCATAA